The following proteins are co-located in the Bacteroidota bacterium genome:
- a CDS encoding asparagine synthetase B — protein sequence MFNLSRASSIFIPMDETQKNHLKAYGITYWVLKQGSTAQWLLNYKGGSFLFDYTSAFEKECTIRGVSYEVIADAKANAILNEIASPEANMDAVKLEKAPKIAVYSPKTKQPWDDAVTLVLTYAEIPYDIVFDDEVMENKLVQYDWLHLHHEDFTGQYGRFWASYKGAQWYQNEVKEAESTAARLGFAKVSQMKLAVAKKIRDFVTGGGFLFAMCSATDSYDIALASEGVDICESMFDGDPADPDMNKKIDYSKDFAFRNYTLNSNPYEYEFANIDTYLTRVPKYGVTEATDLFTLFEFSAKWDPVPTMLCQNHEKVIKGFWGQTVAFDKTYVKPDVLVMGEAKQFNEVRYCHGDYGKGFWTFYGGHDPEDYQHQVEDPPTDLSLHPNSPGYRLILNNVLFPAAKKKKQKT from the coding sequence ATGTTTAATTTATCGAGGGCTTCCTCGATTTTCATTCCTATGGATGAAACTCAGAAAAATCATCTCAAGGCATACGGAATTACTTATTGGGTTTTGAAACAAGGTTCCACAGCGCAGTGGCTGCTTAATTATAAAGGAGGAAGTTTCCTGTTTGATTATACTTCTGCGTTTGAAAAAGAATGTACCATTCGCGGAGTGAGTTACGAAGTGATTGCCGATGCAAAAGCAAATGCAATTCTCAATGAGATTGCCAGCCCCGAAGCGAATATGGACGCAGTGAAATTGGAGAAGGCGCCAAAGATTGCAGTGTATTCTCCCAAAACAAAACAACCGTGGGATGATGCGGTAACGCTCGTGCTCACCTATGCAGAAATTCCTTACGATATTGTTTTCGATGATGAAGTGATGGAAAATAAATTAGTGCAGTACGATTGGCTGCACTTGCATCACGAAGATTTCACAGGGCAGTACGGAAGATTCTGGGCGAGTTACAAAGGCGCGCAGTGGTATCAGAATGAAGTGAAAGAAGCGGAAAGCACCGCAGCTCGATTGGGCTTTGCAAAAGTTTCTCAAATGAAACTTGCCGTAGCAAAAAAAATCCGCGACTTTGTTACGGGGGGAGGATTTTTATTTGCCATGTGCTCCGCAACCGATTCGTATGACATTGCGCTTGCTTCCGAAGGAGTGGATATTTGCGAAAGCATGTTTGATGGTGACCCTGCTGATCCCGACATGAATAAAAAAATTGATTACTCAAAAGATTTTGCTTTTCGAAATTACACGCTCAACTCAAATCCTTACGAGTATGAATTCGCAAACATTGATACGTATCTCACGCGCGTTCCGAAATACGGAGTAACCGAAGCAACTGATTTATTTACACTGTTTGAATTTTCTGCAAAGTGGGATCCGGTTCCAACTATGCTTTGCCAGAATCATGAAAAAGTGATTAAAGGTTTCTGGGGACAAACGGTTGCATTTGATAAAACGTATGTGAAGCCGGATGTGCTTGTGATGGGTGAAGCAAAACAATTTAACGAAGTCCGCTACTGCCACGGTGATTATGGAAAAGGTTTCTGGACTTTTTATGGAGGCCACGACCCTGAAGATTACCAGCACCAGGTGGAAGATCCTCCAACTGATTTATCGCTTCATCCGAATTCTCCGGGCTATCGTTTGATTCTGAATAATGTTTTGTTCCCTGCCGCGAAAAAGAAAAAGCAGAAGACTTGA
- a CDS encoding putative porin: protein MRNQFGVFCFITFVKIYFLKKNFSITVFLFSSIFLFAQKPDSTKVEVKSPIAEYFLEKNFFPNNSSYKEVDSSLDNIQKYFPNNLPYSLGLSNRKIFFEPSTEIGFKSGFENLDLFGYNRNEIKYYRTRTPYTEIFVVFGMKKEQYARLLHTQNISKQWNIALNMLRFRSEGFYQRQNCTDNNISLSSNYNSKSNRYSFLVNGIISSVKTDENGGVNDDTIFEENLFANKKLLSVNLSDARTRRGSREFTATQFLNFGRRDTANKDSTIRSKIIPGSYLSYSFHAGDNWFVYDDKHPTSGYYENIYFDSTRTRDSTRIFTMQNSISWKSFLVKNISAEISLEQKVSRLIQYSSDSLKATDSLFRDNIIHWGIGKNIRNKNANGFYWNTGGQYIVNGNHNGDYFISANLSYIFKNEKKISFTAENTLHSVPFIYSMYASNHFWWINPFDKISETNASICYHVSKNKFSFGAGERIINGYVYFDTTFFPKQFDATINIFSAFIAKKFHFGKFNFYNKITYQKSSYENILHIPQMFSNHSLYYEDNWFKGATHVQLGFDVMYSSSYYADAYMPALGLYYLQNKKQIGNYPYVDFFFNMKVKHARIFFKTEHVNSGLMGAYYLAPNFPAPDRAIKVGINWVFYD from the coding sequence CTGAGAAATCAGTTCGGGGTTTTTTGTTTTATTACTTTTGTAAAAATTTATTTTCTGAAAAAAAATTTCTCCATAACTGTTTTTCTTTTTTCATCTATATTTCTTTTTGCTCAAAAGCCGGATTCGACAAAGGTTGAGGTCAAGTCACCGATTGCGGAATATTTTTTAGAAAAAAATTTCTTTCCGAATAATTCTTCTTACAAAGAAGTTGACTCTTCTCTTGACAACATTCAAAAATATTTTCCCAATAACCTCCCTTATAGTTTAGGATTATCGAACCGAAAAATATTTTTTGAGCCGTCAACAGAAATCGGTTTCAAGAGCGGATTTGAAAATTTAGATTTATTCGGATATAACAGAAATGAAATTAAATATTATCGGACACGAACTCCTTACACAGAAATTTTTGTTGTGTTCGGAATGAAGAAAGAGCAGTATGCAAGATTGCTTCACACGCAAAATATTTCCAAGCAGTGGAATATTGCATTGAACATGCTCCGCTTTAGAAGCGAGGGATTTTATCAAAGACAAAACTGCACAGATAATAATATTTCTCTTTCGTCAAATTATAATTCTAAAAGTAATCGCTACTCTTTTCTTGTGAATGGAATAATCAGTTCAGTTAAGACAGATGAAAACGGAGGAGTGAATGATGATACAATTTTTGAAGAAAATCTTTTTGCGAATAAAAAACTTCTTTCTGTAAATCTTTCAGATGCAAGAACGAGAAGAGGAAGCCGGGAATTCACTGCCACTCAGTTTTTGAATTTCGGAAGAAGGGATACTGCGAACAAAGATTCAACTATTCGTTCTAAAATTATTCCGGGAAGTTATTTGTCATATTCTTTTCATGCGGGCGACAACTGGTTTGTCTATGACGATAAACATCCAACTTCGGGATACTATGAAAATATTTATTTCGACAGTACAAGAACAAGAGATTCGACTCGCATTTTTACAATGCAAAATAGTATTTCATGGAAAAGTTTCCTGGTGAAAAATATTTCTGCGGAAATTTCTTTGGAGCAGAAAGTATCCCGCCTGATTCAATATAGTTCAGATTCTCTCAAAGCAACGGATTCTTTATTCAGGGATAATATTATTCATTGGGGAATTGGAAAAAATATCCGCAATAAAAACGCAAATGGATTTTATTGGAATACAGGTGGACAATATATTGTGAATGGAAATCATAATGGAGATTATTTTATTTCAGCAAATCTTTCTTACATTTTTAAGAACGAGAAAAAAATATCTTTCACAGCAGAAAACACCCTTCATTCGGTGCCGTTTATTTATTCGATGTATGCTTCCAATCATTTCTGGTGGATAAATCCTTTCGATAAAATTTCGGAAACGAATGCAAGCATTTGTTATCACGTTTCAAAAAATAAATTTTCATTTGGCGCGGGTGAAAGAATAATTAACGGCTATGTTTATTTTGATACTACTTTTTTCCCGAAACAATTTGATGCAACTATAAATATTTTTTCGGCTTTCATTGCGAAGAAATTTCATTTCGGAAAATTTAATTTCTACAATAAGATTACATATCAAAAATCTTCTTACGAAAATATTCTCCACATTCCGCAGATGTTTTCCAACCATTCTCTCTATTACGAAGACAACTGGTTCAAAGGTGCAACGCATGTGCAACTTGGATTTGATGTGATGTATTCTTCTTCTTACTATGCCGATGCCTACATGCCTGCGTTGGGATTATATTATCTGCAAAACAAAAAGCAAATTGGAAATTATCCTTACGTAGATTTTTTCTTCAACATGAAAGTGAAACACGCGCGAATTTTTTTCAAGACGGAGCACGTGAACTCAGGATTGATGGGCGCTTATTATCTCGCTCCGAATTTTCCTGCACCTGACAGAGCGATCAAGGTGGGAATTAACTGGGTGTTCTATGATTAA